In Shewanella sp. MR-4, the genomic stretch GTTTGCTTCACAATGCCATCAACCGGCATATGCTTGGTTGGCTTAAGGTAGATGGCGACGTCGGCAGGATACTCAGGCTTAGCTGGTGCACGGTAATGAGCTAACTCGCCACTTTTAACGGGTTCCCAATCCTGGGTTTCAATCACCAACTCTAGCGTTAGAGTCATCTTGCCCTTGGCATCGGGCCAAGTGGCAAACAGGGTTTTAGCGCCATAGTGGTTATTGGCAGTGATATAGGCATCTTGATAAGTGCCGCTAAAGTTAAGTTTTTCAACCTGTTGAAAGGAAGTGTTTTCGGGGAGCGGTACCCATAACTTCACCACGCCTGCAGAGCCTTCAGGCGCGACGAGCTGATAGGTATTGGTTAAGGTAAAACGGCGGCGACCACAGGTTTTATCGGCCATCGCATGGGCTTGGGTTGACGCCGCCAATACTGGCATCACGGTCCCCGCCGCCGACAGAATCGCTGCACTCTTCAAAAAATCACGTCTTTGCATTAGGCATTCCTTAGGTTGATAAGCATTAGAAAAAAAGATACCACTAAAGTAGTTGCCAAGGATTATAGGAACTTATCGATCAGGCACAATCACCAAATTTCATCCAGCGCGAACAGCATGACAAAAACCACTACCAGCGCACAGAGTACTCCATTGCCAAGGGGACGACTAAGACAATTTGTCCCAGCATAAGACAAAAAACAGGTACAACATGTATGCCATACCTGTTTTGCGTCAACGAGGATGAGGGACTAACTAAAGGCAAGCAGAGGAGAGATGCATAACAGTAAGCCAGTGATGATAATGATATACAGCGACACCCCTTTATATTTGTGCAGCGCAGGCACTCGATAGACCAAATAGGCAGGGATCAAGCATCCCACTAAACCAAAGATTGGACTGCAGATAGAGGTAAAACTCAGCACAGGGGCATTTAATACAATCGCGCCCCACGACAGCAAAATGGTAAAGATCATGATGCCGTAACCCACTAACGACTTATTGATCCGCTCCTCTGGCATCACCCGGCGCAGCATATTCATGGTCAATCCCTGACACGCCTCTCTAAACCCTAAATACACACCAAAATACGCCGTCATCACCGCAAAGATATTTAAGGTCAGACTAAGCAGTTTTAAGGTTTGTCCTGGCATGCCCTGGGCCACCATGGCTAAAGCAGAGATATTTTCATGGGAAGCGCGCACCGCCTGCTCATGCCCCATGGCGAGGGTAAAAGACACAGCGTAGAAAAACACCACCACAAACAACACCCCAAAGGCAATGTTCATCGCACGCATCGCCTTAAAGCGGGCAACGGCAAGGGATTTTTCCCGCGAGCGGTAAGAGATCACCATAGGGCTTAAACTTTGGATAAATAGAATAGATGTGAGCGTAAAAGGCAACATCACAATCGCATCCTTTAGCCAATCGCCCGTGCTGGGTACGCTACCGATATTATTGATATCCCACTTATCGACCATCATCAGCCCGAGTACCGCCACTACCCCAAGCTTAGTCAGCACCATAAAGGTGGAGATCTTAAATAACAGGTTTTCACCACGGGAGGCCAATGCGACTAAGCCACAGATCAATGCTAAGCCATAGAAGGGATTTTCAGACAACAATGATGTGGTCGCGCCAAAGCTTTGTAAAAAGGAGGCACTATCATTGGTGATAGCCGTGGAATACACAAACACCCAAATCACCAACATAATGAAATATAAGCCGCCGAGTAAGATGCCCCAGTTTTTGCCCAGATATCCCGAAATCACACTCGGATAATCCTTACACTCGGGTGACTCGGCCAAGGTATTAATAAACAAGCGTTGAAACAAATACATGGCAGGATAACCAATCACGCTTGAAAGCAAGAATACCCACAAGCCCATCAACCCCACCTGCACTGGCAAAAATACGATCCCGGCGCCAATCGCCATGCCAATACTCATAATGATCCAGCCCCAATCCGTACTGTCGAAGCGGGTATCCTCTTTCCATTGTGCTGCCGTTATGGTTGCATCCATATCTCATCCTAACCGAGTTGATGTTATTTTTTGCAAATATATTTGAACAAAACAAACTCAGCAAACAAAAAATTCAACTTTTGTTGAACAAAGTGTCGCCGCTCACAATTCAGTCTAAAACCCGTCAAAATACGCAAAAACTCGTCTATACGGCATGGTTCATTAAAAAATAATTGCAACTAAACAAAAATATGCAAATAATATTGCACATAGAAATTCGATAGCATTCAATTTTATTTGCAAGATTGGAGAGATAATGAAAAGCATCATTCATGCGGAACGTGCCCCAGCCGCTATTGGCCCTTATTCCCACGGTACTAGCTATGGCAACCTGATTTTTACCTCTGGACAACTTCCAGTTTGCAAAGAAAATGGTGGCGTTGTCGATGGCGGGATCAGCGAACAATCAGTGCAATGCCTTGAGAATCTGAAATACGTTATCGAAGCCGGCGGCGGTAGCCTAGAAACCGTGCTTAAAACCACTTGTTACTTAAGTGAGATCAGCGACTTTGCCGCCTTTAATGAAGTCTATAAAAGCTATTTCAAAACCGACTGCCCTGCGCGCAGCTGCTTTGCGGTAAAAGATCTTCCACTGGGTGTCAAAGTCGAAGTCGAAGCTATCGCCCACATTCACGCATAAATATTGGTAAGGTTGTAGCCCGATGAAACCTCAATGGCAGCAATACATTCAGATTATTAACCAAGTGGTTAAACCCGCCCTAGGCTGTACCGAGCCGATTGCCGCCGCCTATGCGGCGGCCGTGGCCCGTACATTATTGCCCGTAGAGCCAGAGTCAATTGCAGTACAAGTTTCAGATAATCTGTATAAAAACTCGATGGGCGTCTATGTCCCCGGCACAGGCAAAATCGGCCTTGCTATCGCTGCGGCTGCGGGCGCGCTTGCGGGCGATGCCGAAGCGGGACTCGAAGTCCTTGCCAACGTTACTCCGGAGCAAGTCACCAAGGCGCAAACCCTAATCGATGCGGGAAAAGTGAAGGTAGAGCGAACCGAGACTGACGAATTTATTTATTGCTGCGTGAGCTTAACCGCTGGTGAGCAAGAGGCCATGGTGAAAATCTGTGGCGGCCATACCTTAATTGCCGAGAAGCGTTTAAACGGTGAACTGGTGTTTACCGCAGATAACGCCCAAGCCAAGGCCACAGGCTCAATCTGCGATGGTATAGATATCAATATTGAGTCGATTTACCGCTTCGCCCAGGAAGTACCCTTCGAAGAAATCCAATTTATCCTTAAAGCCTCTGAATTAAATAGTAAATTATCCGATGAAGGCATGTCCAAACCCTATGGTTTGGAAGTTGGCCGTACCATGAAAAACGGCATTGCCGCTGGGATCATCGGTGAGGACTTACTCAATAAGATTGTGATGCTCACCGCGGCGGCTTCGGATGCGCGTATGGGCGGCGCTAATCTGCCCGCCATGAGCAATTTAGGCAGTGGTAACCAAGGGATTGCGGCGACGATTCCTGTGGTGATCACCGCCCAATGTTATAAGGTCAGCGAAGAGAAACTGGCTCGCGCGCTGATCATGAGCCACCTCGGGGCGATTTATATCAAATCCCACTACCCGCCGTTATCGGCATTCTGTGGCAATACGGTCACCAGTGCCGCAGCCTCTATGGCCATGGTGTATTTAGCGGGCGGCAGCTTCGAGCAATCCTGCTATGCGATTCAAAACGTCATCAGTGACAGCTCGGGCATGGTCTGTGACGGTGCCAAAGCCTCCTGCGCTATGAAGGTCAGTACCTCTTCGAGTGCGGCGGTACGTTCATTCTTAATGGCGCTAAGTAGCCAAAACGTGTCAGGCCAAGGCATCATAGCCAAAGATGTAGAGAAAACCATTAAGAACATAGGCAAAATGGTACTTAACGGCATGTCATCTACGGATGTCACCATCATTAATATCATGTCAGAATAAGACGATTATTCCTGATAAGCAGCTGAAAAAGGGTCAAAAGAGTGAAATTGCAAGACTTAACTCAAAGCGATCTGGATATACTCAAGTCCATCGAAAATATCGTCGATGGGATTGCTGCCATGTATGGCCAACACACTGAAGTGGTGCTGCACAGTTTGGATGCTAAGCACCCTTCGGTGATCAAAATTGCCAATGGCCATGTTACTGGCCGCGAGGTCGGTGCGCCCATTACCAACCTTGCCTTGCTCAAGCTTAAAACGGGTCAGGATATTTCCAACTCTTACCTGACTAAGTGCGCCAACGGTAAAACTTTACGCTCGATCACCACAGTGATCCGCAATCCCAAAAACCTGCCGATTGGGTTGCTGTGCATTAATAGCGATATGGATGCACCGCTGCAATCTGTGCTGCGCACTATGATGCCGGAGCAACTCCTTGGCAGCGAACTGACCAGTTCGCCCGAGGTGTTTGCGCGCAATATTGATGAGGCGCTGCACAGCACTATCGATAGTGTCAACCACGAGGTACGTGCGAATCCCGCGATTTCCCCTTCACAAAAGAGTCGCGAAATTGTCAATCAACTCCATGAGTTAGGGATTTTCGAACTCAAGGATAGCGCCCAAGTGGCCGCCGCTCGTTTGGGGATATCAGTGCATTCGATCTATCGCTATCTGCGTGAAATCAAAGCCAATCAAACCGAAAGCGAGAAAAGCCTCGCTTAAAAACAAAGGGCTAAGATGTTCATCTTAGCCCTTTGTTTTTTATTAGCTTGCTAGCTTCAAATGGGATTGCTCATTGGCTTAGAGCACATTGCTCGTTCTACCTGTTACATCCCAAGCCTGTACCGTGCCATCGTCCATTAGGGCAATCACATCCAGTAAATTACTGCGAATATCCCGCATGTGACTCAAATCAACGGCTTGCTTATCTAGCGTCACCGCGGGATCTTCCCGCATCCATACTGCAATCGAGCCATCTTGGCGTTTAACCGTAAAGCCTAACCCCGTAGGGAATATATCCGTTGCTTGACTAATGTCAGTTTTGGGGCCAAAGCGGCCATCAACCACAGTGCCATCTTGCTTTAAAAAGGCAAATTCACGTTCATAGGTCACCACTTTACTTACCTGAGTGACCTCTTGATAACGCGGCTGGTTTTCTGCCAATTCCCATCCTTCCCAAGCGATAGCCGTATTATCCCTACGTAGCGCGACAAATCCTTCATCAAAGGGATAAACCTTATGCACGCTTTGTAACTTATCCTTAAGGACTGACGTATCAGCACCATTGAATTTACTACCCCAAACGATAAGTTGACGACCTATGGTTAAGGCGGCAAACGCGTCATTATTGGCAAAAATATCAATCACTTTATTGGCGCGACTTGGACGAGATAAGCGGGCAGGAAATGGCACATCATACTCAGTTAACTCCCCTTCCCCCCACGCATAAACACTACCGTCAGCCAGTAACGCCGCAAAGCCATTTTTGGAAGCAACAACTTTCACGGCAGGCGCAAGCTGGCTAAGCTTTGCCACTTGCTCACGGCCTTTTTGATCCTCTCTTACCTTACCCCATGACACCAATCTGCCCGTCGCTGTCATCGCGGTAAAAGCATCATCATTAGCATAGAGTAGTTTCACATTGTTAAGCGCTGAGGCGACTTCGCGACTATCGCCACCATAATTAGCCTGCCCCCATGTCACTACTGTTCCATCCCGTTTTAAGGCGGCAAAAGCCCGATAGTTAACAGATACAGACACGACGTTAGTCATCGCAGGCGCGGCGTGCTTACCAGAGCTTAGCTCGGCAGTTGATGCATCTTCAAAAGACCAACTGACGACACTTCCATCTTGCTTAATGGCGGCATAGAGCCCCTTAGCCACCACAAAATCGCGCACATCATGCAGTACAGGTCTCACTCCTCGAGTCCAAGGCATAGTTTCATCGCCCATTCCCCAAGGGATCAGTTTGTGGTCATGGGTTAACGCGGCAAAGCCGCAGGTATCCTCTGCCGCATACAGCTGTTTTACATTAAGTAGAGGCTCGGCGGCGTTATTGCTATCGCCACCACACTCGCCATCACCCCATGTGACTACAGTACCGTCTCGTTTGAGCGCCGCAAATGCATTGAGATTGCTGTAGATT encodes the following:
- a CDS encoding amino acid permease, translating into MDATITAAQWKEDTRFDSTDWGWIIMSIGMAIGAGIVFLPVQVGLMGLWVFLLSSVIGYPAMYLFQRLFINTLAESPECKDYPSVISGYLGKNWGILLGGLYFIMLVIWVFVYSTAITNDSASFLQSFGATTSLLSENPFYGLALICGLVALASRGENLLFKISTFMVLTKLGVVAVLGLMMVDKWDINNIGSVPSTGDWLKDAIVMLPFTLTSILFIQSLSPMVISYRSREKSLAVARFKAMRAMNIAFGVLFVVVFFYAVSFTLAMGHEQAVRASHENISALAMVAQGMPGQTLKLLSLTLNIFAVMTAYFGVYLGFREACQGLTMNMLRRVMPEERINKSLVGYGIMIFTILLSWGAIVLNAPVLSFTSICSPIFGLVGCLIPAYLVYRVPALHKYKGVSLYIIIITGLLLCISPLLAFS
- a CDS encoding RidA family protein, coding for MKSIIHAERAPAAIGPYSHGTSYGNLIFTSGQLPVCKENGGVVDGGISEQSVQCLENLKYVIEAGGGSLETVLKTTCYLSEISDFAAFNEVYKSYFKTDCPARSCFAVKDLPLGVKVEVEAIAHIHA
- a CDS encoding serine dehydratase subunit alpha family protein; this encodes MKPQWQQYIQIINQVVKPALGCTEPIAAAYAAAVARTLLPVEPESIAVQVSDNLYKNSMGVYVPGTGKIGLAIAAAAGALAGDAEAGLEVLANVTPEQVTKAQTLIDAGKVKVERTETDEFIYCCVSLTAGEQEAMVKICGGHTLIAEKRLNGELVFTADNAQAKATGSICDGIDINIESIYRFAQEVPFEEIQFILKASELNSKLSDEGMSKPYGLEVGRTMKNGIAAGIIGEDLLNKIVMLTAAASDARMGGANLPAMSNLGSGNQGIAATIPVVITAQCYKVSEEKLARALIMSHLGAIYIKSHYPPLSAFCGNTVTSAAASMAMVYLAGGSFEQSCYAIQNVISDSSGMVCDGAKASCAMKVSTSSSAAVRSFLMALSSQNVSGQGIIAKDVEKTIKNIGKMVLNGMSSTDVTIINIMSE
- a CDS encoding transcriptional regulator, whose amino-acid sequence is MKLQDLTQSDLDILKSIENIVDGIAAMYGQHTEVVLHSLDAKHPSVIKIANGHVTGREVGAPITNLALLKLKTGQDISNSYLTKCANGKTLRSITTVIRNPKNLPIGLLCINSDMDAPLQSVLRTMMPEQLLGSELTSSPEVFARNIDEALHSTIDSVNHEVRANPAISPSQKSREIVNQLHELGIFELKDSAQVAAARLGISVHSIYRYLREIKANQTESEKSLA
- a CDS encoding RCC1 domain-containing protein, which translates into the protein MEKKQVPWVGVALAIFALGHVVNLIIDKQDSEISPELKQQISDTIQAHRTPAFANNVLIHEPNTPEIAETSSKIPMPAELADVSQIYSNLNAFAALKRDGTVVTWGDGECGGDSNNAAEPLLNVKQLYAAEDTCGFAALTHDHKLIPWGMGDETMPWTRGVRPVLHDVRDFVVAKGLYAAIKQDGSVVSWSFEDASTAELSSGKHAAPAMTNVVSVSVNYRAFAALKRDGTVVTWGQANYGGDSREVASALNNVKLLYANDDAFTAMTATGRLVSWGKVREDQKGREQVAKLSQLAPAVKVVASKNGFAALLADGSVYAWGEGELTEYDVPFPARLSRPSRANKVIDIFANNDAFAALTIGRQLIVWGSKFNGADTSVLKDKLQSVHKVYPFDEGFVALRRDNTAIAWEGWELAENQPRYQEVTQVSKVVTYEREFAFLKQDGTVVDGRFGPKTDISQATDIFPTGLGFTVKRQDGSIAVWMREDPAVTLDKQAVDLSHMRDIRSNLLDVIALMDDGTVQAWDVTGRTSNVL